In Dyadobacter subterraneus, a single genomic region encodes these proteins:
- a CDS encoding TonB-dependent receptor: protein MSKFYFTFLLVLVAAHAFAQKYKVAGLVKDENGKGIPGVIIQEMGTNAKGITNDQGVYQMYVHYGNATLIVDFEGFDKVKREIHGIGTQNFILKSIGKTKPATIVGSRNLKTRSEDLTSPVEIIDVKKIASLNGQFDLTQLLQFVSTSLNSNRQIGADGTDNIDQVSIHGMGPDQMLLLVNGKRRHQSALINLSGSYGRGNSSADLNTIPVAAIDRIEILKDGAAAQYGSDAVAGVVNIILKETTNGFSANANAGIRKAKYNRDSSFVDGLNYNANLNYGAVIGRKGFINVTADYNFRNHTNRSNTQPDSIVRKQFGDPRVYNGSITFNASLPINENLEIYSFGGYNYRQTESFAFSRTLLKKDSLYKIYPNGFDPVISRNIEDRAATVGVRTKWNGFNVDVSNTYGFNKFHYKVNHSLNESFGKGTPTSMDAGGFKTNQNVTNLNLSQFYDDILQGVNLAFGAEYRMDWYNIFSGDYFSYRTYDPLKPTGARGFRGYSPAEEISKKRYNAAGYVDVEAKISKRLSVSAAGRYDYYNDLGSAVSGKGGLRFNITNELTLCGSYGIGFRAPSLAQQYFSNATVNPTTAPLNIPTEKVIARTGSEVLKTLGIPDLKFENTQNASAGLTFSPDKNFSVSVEGYYIKVQNRIILAGPISQNDRLVGPGLQKLHIDEARFFTNSLSTSTAGADLTIKYGAELGAGKLNIAVGANYNTMAIDTIKTTERLEGKQASYLNRRERYFILSAAPPTKVNLTLDYTVDNLTFMARGNYFGKMELINNYFGQLDKTGKVYTEKDYVDIYKPVIQTDVSIAYKFDEYLSFAIGGSNILNVYPTMSKPNKTISGGAWDSVQMGNNGAFFFAKVFYNF, encoded by the coding sequence TGGTTAAGGATGAGAACGGAAAGGGAATTCCCGGAGTTATAATCCAGGAGATGGGTACTAATGCAAAAGGAATTACGAATGATCAGGGTGTTTATCAGATGTATGTCCATTATGGAAATGCGACACTTATAGTGGATTTTGAAGGTTTTGATAAAGTTAAAAGAGAAATCCACGGTATAGGAACACAAAACTTTATTCTTAAAAGTATTGGCAAAACCAAGCCAGCAACAATTGTCGGATCCAGAAATTTGAAAACCAGGTCGGAAGATCTGACTTCCCCGGTTGAGATCATTGATGTAAAAAAAATAGCTTCTCTTAACGGACAATTTGACCTGACACAACTTTTGCAATTTGTGTCTACTTCCTTAAATTCAAACAGGCAAATTGGTGCAGACGGGACAGATAATATTGATCAGGTATCAATACATGGCATGGGGCCTGATCAAATGCTTTTGCTTGTAAATGGGAAAAGGAGACATCAATCTGCGTTAATCAATTTGTCTGGCTCATATGGCAGAGGAAATTCCAGTGCTGATTTAAATACAATTCCAGTCGCTGCAATTGATCGTATCGAAATTTTGAAAGATGGTGCCGCGGCCCAATATGGATCTGATGCAGTTGCGGGTGTTGTCAATATTATTTTAAAAGAAACTACCAACGGGTTTTCAGCGAATGCAAATGCAGGTATCCGGAAGGCAAAATATAACAGGGATTCAAGTTTTGTGGACGGGTTGAATTATAACGCCAATTTAAATTATGGCGCGGTGATAGGTCGTAAAGGATTTATAAATGTCACAGCTGATTATAATTTTAGAAATCACACAAACCGTTCCAATACGCAGCCAGATTCCATCGTCAGAAAACAGTTTGGTGACCCGAGAGTTTACAATGGTTCGATCACATTTAATGCGTCGTTACCTATTAATGAAAACTTAGAAATTTACAGTTTTGGAGGATATAATTACAGGCAAACAGAAAGTTTCGCCTTTTCGCGAACATTGTTAAAGAAAGACAGTTTGTACAAAATTTATCCAAACGGATTTGATCCCGTAATATCCCGAAATATTGAGGACAGGGCGGCAACGGTTGGTGTTCGTACAAAATGGAACGGGTTCAATGTTGACGTCAGCAATACTTACGGTTTTAACAAGTTTCATTACAAGGTCAATCATTCGCTCAATGAATCTTTTGGTAAGGGTACGCCAACGTCTATGGATGCCGGTGGTTTTAAAACGAATCAGAATGTAACTAATTTGAATTTATCGCAATTTTACGATGATATATTACAAGGTGTAAATCTCGCTTTTGGTGCTGAATACAGAATGGATTGGTACAATATATTTTCCGGTGACTACTTTTCCTACCGTACTTATGATCCGTTAAAACCAACCGGAGCGCGTGGATTTCGCGGATATAGTCCGGCGGAAGAGATTAGCAAAAAACGCTATAACGCGGCAGGTTATGTAGATGTTGAAGCCAAAATTAGTAAGCGTCTTTCAGTAAGCGCAGCCGGCCGTTACGATTATTACAATGATTTGGGTAGTGCTGTGAGTGGCAAAGGTGGGCTGCGATTTAATATTACAAATGAACTTACGCTATGCGGAAGTTATGGAATAGGATTCCGGGCACCATCACTTGCGCAGCAGTATTTTAGTAATGCTACTGTTAATCCAACCACTGCACCACTTAATATTCCTACTGAAAAGGTTATAGCAAGAACTGGCAGCGAAGTCCTGAAAACGCTGGGTATTCCTGATCTGAAATTTGAAAATACACAGAATGCAAGTGCCGGACTTACTTTCTCACCGGATAAAAATTTTTCAGTTTCAGTGGAAGGATATTATATCAAAGTACAAAACAGGATTATACTTGCTGGTCCGATTAGCCAGAATGACAGGTTGGTTGGACCAGGATTACAAAAATTACATATTGACGAAGCCAGGTTTTTCACCAATTCTCTTTCAACCTCTACTGCCGGTGCTGATTTGACAATTAAATATGGAGCTGAACTTGGAGCCGGGAAACTGAATATTGCGGTTGGAGCGAATTATAATACAATGGCCATTGATACGATCAAAACCACCGAAAGACTCGAAGGAAAGCAGGCATCTTATCTGAACAGAAGAGAGCGATATTTTATATTATCTGCGGCGCCTCCAACAAAGGTTAATTTGACTCTTGATTATACGGTTGATAATTTAACCTTCATGGCCAGAGGAAATTATTTTGGGAAAATGGAGCTGATTAATAATTATTTCGGTCAGCTTGATAAAACTGGAAAGGTGTATACCGAGAAAGATTATGTGGATATTTACAAACCTGTGATACAGACTGATGTTTCCATTGCTTATAAATTTGACGAATATCTTTCTTTTGCAATCGGTGGCAGTAATATTCTGAATGTTTATCCAACCATGTCAAAACCTAATAAAACGATATCTGGCGGCGCATGGGATTCTGTTCAGATGGGAAATAATGGTGCGTTTTTCTTTGCCAAAGTGTTTTATAACTTTTAA
- the ccsA gene encoding cytochrome c biogenesis protein CcsA: MIHTTIGDAGHLLTIIAFASALLATFAYFKAALAGTPLNEVTSWKQYARTVFIVHAASVLGIVFSLYWIIGNHYFEYHYAWKNSSLSLPTGYTISSFWQDQEGSFLLWIFWNVILGSVLIFSNRSWEAPVMTIFALVQAFLTSMILGVVIPGLDLKIGSTPFLLMKEVMPNLPIYKMDPNFIAKDGNGLNPLLQNYWMVIHPPTLFLGFATTLIPFSFAIAGLWTKKIHEWVRPALPWALFSAMILGIGILMGAYWAYETLNFGSYWNWDPVENSSIVPWLILIAAIHTMIIARRNATALKTSFILTIATFILILYSTFMTRSGVLGNASVHSFTDLGLSGQLLIYLLTFIVVAVGLLIYRWKILPSDEEEVSTYSQEFWIFIGATLLCLSGFQILATTSIPVYNKVAEAFGGVLNMALPADQVGHYNKFQLWFFSLIIVLTGIGQFFWWKRVGKDKLHALYNPLLIALLISAAVIVFQGVKEIQYIVLLTTSIFAIVANGTILFQIIKGNYSLSGGAVTHIGVALMLLGILFSSAYTKVVSINNSGLMISRSAEFTNNDNKENKENITLWLNKPEKMGDYMLTWRDVRVEPRHIPGYIPKSWVDMIENDYHAVALRDIVVNEKKYNSKGDTIEIYPENFYYEIEYREPSGRVFNLFPRAQINPRMGLVSSPDIQREVDKDLYTYVSMVTNPTAEPVWSPTENFTISMRDTFFVNDYVAVLDNVVRTEEVEGMKLGEGDAAVKAVIRVLDKDNEYVITPSFVIRDRLVARKPEVNKDLGFRVQFQEIDPSTGKFTFAVNTTQRDFIVMKATEKPLINILWLGTFVLVIGFVMATVRRFQDFIKMRNKENVTVDKKKSKVKAATV, from the coding sequence ATGATTCATACTACCATTGGAGACGCAGGCCACCTGCTGACAATTATTGCATTTGCCTCTGCCTTACTGGCAACATTTGCTTATTTTAAAGCGGCTTTGGCCGGTACGCCACTTAACGAGGTTACCAGCTGGAAGCAATACGCACGGACTGTGTTTATTGTCCACGCCGCTTCGGTTTTGGGAATCGTTTTCTCGTTATACTGGATCATCGGAAATCATTATTTCGAATACCATTACGCCTGGAAAAACTCTTCACTTTCTTTGCCGACAGGTTATACCATATCCAGTTTCTGGCAGGATCAGGAAGGAAGTTTTCTTCTTTGGATTTTCTGGAATGTGATTTTAGGTTCGGTACTTATTTTCTCAAACAGATCATGGGAAGCACCGGTAATGACCATTTTCGCACTGGTTCAGGCTTTTCTTACTTCCATGATCCTGGGTGTTGTTATTCCTGGTCTTGATTTGAAAATCGGTTCAACTCCTTTCCTTTTGATGAAAGAAGTAATGCCGAATCTGCCGATTTACAAGATGGATCCTAACTTCATTGCCAAAGATGGGAATGGATTAAATCCGCTTTTGCAGAATTACTGGATGGTTATTCACCCGCCGACTTTATTCCTTGGTTTTGCTACGACCTTAATTCCGTTCTCTTTTGCCATCGCTGGTTTGTGGACTAAAAAAATCCATGAATGGGTTCGGCCGGCATTGCCATGGGCTCTGTTTTCCGCTATGATTCTTGGAATCGGGATTTTGATGGGTGCTTACTGGGCATATGAAACTTTGAACTTTGGTAGTTACTGGAACTGGGATCCGGTTGAAAACTCATCTATTGTACCCTGGTTAATTCTGATTGCAGCGATTCACACCATGATCATTGCAAGAAGAAATGCAACGGCGCTTAAAACTTCCTTTATATTAACAATTGCAACTTTCATTCTAATCCTTTATTCTACGTTCATGACACGTAGCGGGGTGCTAGGAAATGCATCAGTTCACTCATTTACGGATTTAGGATTGTCAGGTCAGCTACTGATTTACCTTTTGACGTTCATTGTTGTAGCGGTTGGATTATTAATATACCGTTGGAAAATCCTTCCTTCGGACGAAGAAGAAGTATCTACTTATTCCCAAGAATTCTGGATTTTTATCGGAGCAACCTTACTTTGTCTTTCAGGTTTCCAGATTTTGGCTACGACTTCAATTCCTGTTTATAACAAGGTTGCGGAAGCTTTCGGAGGAGTTCTGAACATGGCACTTCCGGCTGATCAGGTTGGTCATTATAACAAATTCCAGCTTTGGTTTTTCTCTCTGATTATCGTTCTGACAGGTATTGGCCAGTTTTTCTGGTGGAAACGTGTGGGCAAGGATAAATTACATGCTTTGTATAATCCGCTGCTAATTGCGCTTCTTATCAGTGCAGCAGTTATTGTTTTCCAGGGTGTTAAGGAAATTCAGTATATCGTTCTTTTAACAACTTCGATTTTTGCAATTGTAGCGAACGGAACAATTTTATTCCAGATCATTAAAGGAAATTATAGCTTATCCGGTGGCGCTGTGACGCACATTGGTGTTGCTTTGATGCTTTTAGGAATCTTGTTTTCATCTGCCTATACCAAAGTTGTTTCAATCAACAATTCGGGTTTGATGATTTCACGCAGTGCAGAATTTACAAATAACGATAACAAGGAGAATAAGGAAAACATAACGCTCTGGTTGAACAAACCTGAAAAAATGGGCGACTATATGCTAACCTGGCGGGATGTTCGCGTTGAACCGCGCCACATTCCTGGTTACATTCCTAAAAGCTGGGTTGACATGATAGAAAATGATTATCACGCCGTTGCTTTGAGAGATATCGTTGTCAATGAGAAAAAATACAATTCAAAAGGTGATACAATAGAAATCTATCCGGAAAATTTCTATTACGAAATTGAATACCGTGAGCCTTCCGGACGCGTATTTAATTTGTTCCCCCGGGCACAGATTAATCCGAGAATGGGATTAGTTTCCTCTCCAGATATTCAGCGTGAAGTGGATAAAGATTTGTATACCTACGTTTCAATGGTAACAAATCCGACAGCAGAACCTGTGTGGAGTCCTACTGAAAACTTCACGATCAGCATGCGTGATACATTTTTTGTAAATGATTACGTAGCAGTGCTTGATAATGTGGTGCGTACCGAAGAAGTAGAAGGCATGAAACTTGGCGAAGGAGATGCCGCCGTGAAAGCCGTTATTCGTGTGCTGGATAAAGATAATGAATATGTAATTACGCCGTCATTTGTAATCCGTGACCGCCTGGTAGCACGTAAACCTGAAGTAAATAAGGATCTTGGATTCCGCGTTCAGTTTCAGGAAATTGATCCCTCGACAGGCAAATTTACTTTTGCAGTCAATACAACACAGCGTGATTTCATTGTTATGAAAGCTACTGAAAAACCATTGATCAATATTCTATGGCTTGGTACTTTTGTCCTGGTTATCGGTTTTGTAATGGCAACGGTTCGCCGCTTCCAGGATTTCATCAAGATGCGTAACAAAGAAAATGTAACTGTCGATAAGAAAAAAAGCAAGGTAAAAGCAGCTACTGTTTAA
- a CDS encoding cytochrome c maturation protein CcmE domain-containing protein, which produces MKKIQIFGLVIIAIAIGIIVSTAGDASTYVDFGKAKEMADNGDNESIHVVGKLQKNAAGQILDMQYHPEIDPNYFEFTLVDNKNVVQKVVYRSTKPQDFDKSEQVVVVGKMENGTFAAEKILMKCPSKYENGKMETTEATASKS; this is translated from the coding sequence ATGAAAAAGATCCAGATATTCGGTCTTGTAATTATTGCGATCGCTATTGGAATTATCGTTTCAACAGCCGGCGATGCAAGTACCTATGTTGACTTTGGGAAAGCAAAAGAGATGGCTGACAATGGTGATAATGAAAGTATTCACGTTGTAGGTAAATTACAAAAAAACGCAGCCGGACAGATTCTTGATATGCAATATCATCCTGAAATCGATCCAAATTATTTCGAATTCACTTTGGTTGATAATAAAAATGTAGTCCAGAAAGTAGTGTACAGAAGTACAAAACCGCAGGATTTTGACAAATCTGAACAGGTTGTAGTTGTTGGAAAAATGGAGAACGGAACATTTGCAGCAGAAAAAATTCTGATGAAATGTCCTTCGAAATACGAAAACGGCAAAATGGAAACGACTGAGGCAACCGCATCTAAATCATGA
- a CDS encoding CcmD family protein: protein MKRVSIFILTLTLLSGKLLAQAAETDAVPMADKLRADGKIWVVVAVVAIVFAGIAINMLRIDFKLRKIEKELNIK, encoded by the coding sequence ATGAAACGAGTTTCCATATTCATTTTAACGCTGACTTTGCTTTCGGGAAAACTGTTGGCACAGGCTGCCGAAACGGATGCTGTGCCGATGGCAGACAAGTTGAGGGCAGATGGCAAAATCTGGGTTGTAGTTGCTGTTGTGGCGATTGTTTTCGCAGGCATTGCAATCAATATGCTTAGAATAGATTTCAAGCTTAGAAAAATTGAAAAAGAGTTAAATATCAAGTAA
- the ccsA gene encoding cytochrome c biogenesis protein CcsA, producing MRKLWWKILCIVVFFYVIIMGFMGPVPRLAIINESIRNTYFHVAIWMAMILLLFVAMIFSIKYLRKGEIRNDDIASELTKSGIFLGFLGCMTGSFWANFTWGDPWPNDPKLNGAAVGMLIYLAYLLLRSSFEDEQRRARISSVYNIFAFSVFVPIIYILPRLTDSLHPGSGGNSTFGSFDVDNQIRAVLYPAIIAYILIGLWLAELRIRMKVIKRIQEEKFIDGGSKQG from the coding sequence ATGAGAAAGCTTTGGTGGAAAATTCTTTGTATCGTTGTTTTTTTCTATGTGATCATTATGGGATTCATGGGACCGGTTCCCCGTTTAGCCATTATCAATGAAAGCATAAGAAACACCTATTTTCACGTCGCTATATGGATGGCAATGATTCTGTTGCTGTTTGTAGCCATGATATTTTCAATTAAATATCTTCGTAAAGGAGAAATAAGGAACGATGATATCGCCAGCGAACTTACTAAATCCGGTATTTTTCTAGGTTTCTTGGGTTGTATGACGGGTTCGTTCTGGGCTAATTTTACCTGGGGCGATCCATGGCCGAATGATCCTAAACTGAACGGAGCGGCTGTTGGTATGCTGATTTATCTTGCCTATTTACTTTTAAGAAGTTCTTTCGAAGACGAACAACGCAGAGCACGTATATCTTCTGTTTACAACATTTTCGCATTTTCAGTGTTTGTTCCGATCATTTATATTCTTCCAAGATTAACGGATTCCCTTCACCCGGGAAGTGGCGGTAACAGCACATTTGGTTCTTTTGACGTCGACAACCAAATCAGAGCTGTACTTTATCCTGCCATCATCGCCTACATTCTCATTGGCTTATGGCTTGCTGAACTAAGGATAAGGATGAAAGTGATCAAACGGATTCAGGAAGAAAAATTTATTGACGGAGGTAGCAAACAAGGGTAA
- a CDS encoding heme exporter protein CcmB, which translates to MNEIKTLIWKEVTLEWRQKYALSGMLLYVVSTVFVCYLSFNLRRNQLTPIVWNTLFWIIILFTAVNAIAKSFSQERYGRLLYYYNLCSPLAIIVSKIIYNSLVMLVLAVIGFGFYAFVMGNPVGDIGLYFICILLAAIGFASVLTLVAGIASKAENNATLMAVLSFPIILPMLLMTIRLAKNAMDGLDWSVSMDEITTLLSIDAIVITLSCLLFPYLWRS; encoded by the coding sequence TTGAACGAGATAAAAACCCTCATTTGGAAAGAAGTGACGCTGGAATGGCGACAAAAATACGCTTTGAGTGGTATGTTACTTTACGTGGTATCCACTGTTTTTGTTTGTTATCTAAGTTTTAATCTCCGTCGCAATCAACTCACTCCTATTGTTTGGAATACGCTTTTCTGGATTATTATACTTTTTACAGCTGTGAATGCGATAGCTAAAAGTTTTTCTCAGGAACGTTACGGACGGTTACTGTACTATTATAATCTGTGCAGTCCGCTGGCGATCATCGTGTCCAAAATTATTTATAATTCTCTGGTCATGCTGGTGCTTGCAGTTATTGGATTCGGGTTTTATGCATTTGTAATGGGAAATCCTGTCGGCGATATCGGACTTTATTTTATATGCATCCTGCTCGCTGCCATTGGATTCGCGTCAGTTCTCACACTTGTTGCGGGGATTGCATCAAAAGCTGAAAACAATGCGACCCTGATGGCGGTATTAAGTTTTCCAATCATTTTACCAATGCTTTTAATGACAATCCGATTGGCAAAAAATGCAATGGATGGCCTGGATTGGAGCGTAAGTATGGATGAGATTACAACATTGCTGTCGATTGACGCAATTGTGATCACTTTGAGCTGTTTACTCTTCCCCTATTTATGGAGAAGTTGA